One genomic window of Struthio camelus isolate bStrCam1 chromosome 1, bStrCam1.hap1, whole genome shotgun sequence includes the following:
- the GSG1 gene encoding germ cell-specific gene 1 protein isoform X1 has translation MCRHRTRFLMCRAVLAQMELLKGLPWRRAFLAVILNLLALSLSTTALLGSYWCTGTQKVPKPLCGKSKASKCIGVPLPPDAGASNSSSQDVVHYSWETGDDRFAFRYFHTGMWLSCEESMEGPEEKCRSFIELSPPAERGILWLSLGSEMLYISLLLISFILLVVEMLHTGNPVCGLKLNAFAAVSSVLSGLLGMVAHMMYTQVFQATVSLGPEDWRPHSWDYGWAFYMAWASFTCCMASAVTTLNTYTKTVLEFKRIHIKGYNGSFEDQPQHHQCYIQQQISSYYQQRDKPLHSVSEGVDFYSELQQKVLQREPEVELDEVLGQRVREDHC, from the exons ATGTGCAGACACCGTACCAGATTTCTAATGTGCAGAGCAGTGCTTGCTCAG ATGGAGCTGCTGAAGGGGTTGCCATGGCGCCGTGCTTTCCTGGCAGTCATCCTGAACCTGCTGGCTCTCAGCCTTTCCACCACTGCCTTACTTGGCAGCTACTGGTGTACCGGGACCCAGAAGGTGCCCAAGCCTTTGTGTGGGAAGAGTAAAGCCAGCAAGTGCATCGGTGTCCCCCTGCCGCCTGACGCGGGTGCTAGCAATTCTTCATCCCAGGACGTGGTGCACTACAGCTGGGAGACGGGGGATGACCGCTTTGCCTTCAGATACTTCCACACGGGCATGTGGCTTTCCTGTGAAGAGAGCATGGAAGGGCCAG AGGAGAAATGCCGTAGCTTTATTGAGCTTTCTCCACCAGCAGAGAGAG GAATCCTGTGGCTGTCACTGGGGTCAGAGATGCTGTATATTAGCCTGCTACTCATCAGCTTCATCCTCCTGGTGGTGGAAATGCTACATACTGGCAATCCTGTCTGTGGGTTGAAGCTCAATGCCTTCGCTGCTGTCTCCTCCGTGCTGTCAG GTCTCCTTGGGATGGTGGCACATATGATGTACACTCAAGTCTTCCAAGCAACAGTCAGTCTGGGACCAGAGGACTGGAGACCACACTCATGGGACTACGGCTGGGCTTTCTA CATGGCCTGGGCCTCCTTCACCTGCTGCATGGCCTCTGCTGTCACTACCCTCAATACCTATACCAAGACGGTGCTGGAGTTCAAACGGATCCACATCAAGGGCTACAATGGGAGTTTCGAGGATCAGCCCCAGCACCACCAGTGCTACATACAGCAGCAGATAAGCAGCTACTACCAGCAACGAGACAAGCCACTCCATTCAGTCTCTGAGGGAGTCGATTTCTACTCTGAGCTGCAGCAAAAAGTGCTACAGCGGGAACCAGAGGTGGAGCTGGACGAGGTCTTGGGACAGAGAGTCAGGGAGGACCATTGTTAG
- the GSG1 gene encoding germ cell-specific gene 1 protein isoform X2: protein MELLKGLPWRRAFLAVILNLLALSLSTTALLGSYWCTGTQKVPKPLCGKSKASKCIGVPLPPDAGASNSSSQDVVHYSWETGDDRFAFRYFHTGMWLSCEESMEGPEEKCRSFIELSPPAERGILWLSLGSEMLYISLLLISFILLVVEMLHTGNPVCGLKLNAFAAVSSVLSGLLGMVAHMMYTQVFQATVSLGPEDWRPHSWDYGWAFYMAWASFTCCMASAVTTLNTYTKTVLEFKRIHIKGYNGSFEDQPQHHQCYIQQQISSYYQQRDKPLHSVSEGVDFYSELQQKVLQREPEVELDEVLGQRVREDHC from the exons ATGGAGCTGCTGAAGGGGTTGCCATGGCGCCGTGCTTTCCTGGCAGTCATCCTGAACCTGCTGGCTCTCAGCCTTTCCACCACTGCCTTACTTGGCAGCTACTGGTGTACCGGGACCCAGAAGGTGCCCAAGCCTTTGTGTGGGAAGAGTAAAGCCAGCAAGTGCATCGGTGTCCCCCTGCCGCCTGACGCGGGTGCTAGCAATTCTTCATCCCAGGACGTGGTGCACTACAGCTGGGAGACGGGGGATGACCGCTTTGCCTTCAGATACTTCCACACGGGCATGTGGCTTTCCTGTGAAGAGAGCATGGAAGGGCCAG AGGAGAAATGCCGTAGCTTTATTGAGCTTTCTCCACCAGCAGAGAGAG GAATCCTGTGGCTGTCACTGGGGTCAGAGATGCTGTATATTAGCCTGCTACTCATCAGCTTCATCCTCCTGGTGGTGGAAATGCTACATACTGGCAATCCTGTCTGTGGGTTGAAGCTCAATGCCTTCGCTGCTGTCTCCTCCGTGCTGTCAG GTCTCCTTGGGATGGTGGCACATATGATGTACACTCAAGTCTTCCAAGCAACAGTCAGTCTGGGACCAGAGGACTGGAGACCACACTCATGGGACTACGGCTGGGCTTTCTA CATGGCCTGGGCCTCCTTCACCTGCTGCATGGCCTCTGCTGTCACTACCCTCAATACCTATACCAAGACGGTGCTGGAGTTCAAACGGATCCACATCAAGGGCTACAATGGGAGTTTCGAGGATCAGCCCCAGCACCACCAGTGCTACATACAGCAGCAGATAAGCAGCTACTACCAGCAACGAGACAAGCCACTCCATTCAGTCTCTGAGGGAGTCGATTTCTACTCTGAGCTGCAGCAAAAAGTGCTACAGCGGGAACCAGAGGTGGAGCTGGACGAGGTCTTGGGACAGAGAGTCAGGGAGGACCATTGTTAG